A region from the Deltaproteobacteria bacterium genome encodes:
- a CDS encoding ABC transporter ATP-binding protein, translating into MSERPYIRCRGLEKAFGAKPVLRGLTLDVLGGETLVVLGGSGSGKSVLLKHMNALLVPDAGEVEVDGVILQGLDEDALVPVRRNVAMLFQQGALFDSLTVGENVAYPLREHRLLPPHAIPGRVRQALEMVDLAGSEELMPAELSGGMRKRAALARALVLEPRALLYDEPTTGLDPVVAAKINHLIRDLQRRLGVSSVVVTHDLGSAFLVADRVAFLHEGRIRFVGTPDEARASRDPFLHEFLNAA; encoded by the coding sequence GTGAGCGAACGGCCCTACATCCGCTGCCGCGGCCTCGAGAAGGCCTTCGGCGCCAAGCCCGTGCTGCGCGGGCTCACGCTCGACGTGCTCGGGGGCGAGACGCTCGTCGTGCTGGGCGGGAGCGGCTCGGGGAAGAGCGTGCTCCTGAAGCACATGAACGCCCTGCTCGTGCCCGACGCCGGCGAGGTCGAGGTGGACGGCGTGATCCTCCAGGGGCTCGACGAGGATGCGCTCGTGCCGGTGCGGCGCAACGTCGCCATGCTCTTCCAGCAGGGCGCCCTCTTCGACTCGCTCACCGTGGGCGAGAACGTCGCCTACCCCCTGCGCGAGCATCGCCTGCTGCCGCCTCACGCCATCCCCGGCCGCGTGCGCCAGGCTCTTGAAATGGTCGACCTGGCCGGCAGCGAAGAGCTCATGCCGGCCGAGCTCTCGGGTGGGATGCGCAAGCGGGCCGCCCTGGCGCGCGCGCTCGTGCTCGAGCCGCGCGCGCTCCTCTACGACGAGCCGACCACCGGTCTCGACCCGGTGGTCGCCGCCAAGATCAATCACCTGATCCGCGACCTGCAGCGCCGTCTCGGGGTGAGCTCGGTGGTGGTGACCCACGACCTCGGCAGCGCTTTCCTGGTCGCCGACCGGGTCGCCTTCCTGCACGAGGGCCGCATCCGGTTCGTCGGCACGCCCGACGAGGCACGCGCCTCGCGCGACCCCTTCCTGCACGAGTTCCTGAACGCCGCCTAG
- a CDS encoding ABC transporter permease, with product MLDGLGAVALLTRDAVRAALGRPPEWRTVVVQLEQVGWRSLSIVNLTAFFTGMVLALQLGTYMARFGAKMFVSRIVGMALVRELGPVLTALMIGGRVGAGITAELGTMAVTDQIDAIRALGASPIRNLVVPRLIAILVMLPVLTIIGDLVGILGGLLLSVTELNVSGEFYVNSLIQVLYLRDVFSGIGKSFFFAYFIGIIACLNGLQVTGGADGVGRATTRTVVAASITVLISDFFLTKLFLLS from the coding sequence CTGCTCGACGGGCTCGGCGCCGTGGCGCTGCTCACGCGCGACGCCGTCCGCGCTGCGCTCGGCCGCCCGCCCGAGTGGCGCACGGTGGTCGTGCAGCTCGAACAGGTCGGCTGGCGCTCGCTCTCCATCGTGAACCTGACCGCGTTCTTCACCGGCATGGTGCTGGCGCTCCAGCTCGGCACCTACATGGCGCGCTTCGGCGCCAAGATGTTCGTGTCGCGCATCGTGGGCATGGCGCTGGTGCGCGAGCTGGGTCCCGTGCTGACCGCGCTCATGATCGGCGGGCGGGTCGGCGCGGGGATCACGGCCGAGCTCGGCACGATGGCGGTCACCGATCAGATCGACGCCATCCGCGCCCTCGGCGCGAGCCCGATCCGGAACCTCGTCGTCCCCCGGCTGATCGCCATCCTCGTCATGCTGCCCGTGCTCACGATCATCGGCGACCTGGTCGGCATCCTGGGCGGACTCCTCCTCTCCGTGACCGAGCTCAACGTCAGCGGCGAGTTCTACGTGAACTCGCTCATCCAGGTGCTCTACCTGCGCGACGTCTTCTCGGGCATCGGCAAGTCGTTCTTCTTCGCGTACTTCATCGGCATCATCGCCTGCCTGAACGGGCTCCAGGTGACCGGCGGCGCCGACGGTGTGGGCCGCGCCACCACCCGGACCGTCGTCGCCGCCTCGATCACCGTCCTCATCTCGGACTTCTTCTTGACCAAGCTCTTCCTCCTCTCGTGA
- a CDS encoding flippase-like domain-containing protein translates to MPARRADGPVGRRRRIVLAAALTAGGGLLVLLGALANGPALLRTIAGIHPLMLVVLALLTLASYAAMSRSYQGIAEAAGLRLGFPTWLRITFVSNTANYLVTSAGLSGFAVRMYLLSQQRIPTGRAVLISLVQTFLTNFTLLSFIAVGFASLVLRHVLPGVALVAASVALALFTGLLTYAVVLMYHRQLRRRTLFFVANTGHRVLRRVVPRWTPGRVRLWRFQHNLNQGLEFLLDRKDRMLAPAAWIMLDWALTIAILWAAFRAVRYPIPPGLVVIGFAVGICLSLVSLVPGGLGVMEGSMTAVFASLSVPYETAFVAVLLFRLAYYVLPLLVSLFFFHGIMLQAVHSVGARSGPARFDTPLPPSI, encoded by the coding sequence TTGCCGGCCCGGCGTGCTGACGGCCCGGTAGGCCGGCGCCGGCGGATCGTCCTCGCCGCCGCGCTCACCGCCGGCGGCGGCCTGCTCGTTCTGCTCGGCGCACTCGCCAACGGGCCCGCGCTGCTGCGCACGATCGCCGGCATCCATCCCCTGATGCTGGTCGTGTTGGCCCTGCTGACGCTCGCCTCCTACGCGGCCATGTCGCGCTCCTACCAGGGGATCGCGGAGGCGGCCGGCCTGCGGCTCGGCTTCCCCACCTGGCTGCGGATCACGTTCGTCTCGAACACGGCCAACTACCTGGTGACCAGCGCCGGGCTCTCCGGCTTCGCGGTGCGCATGTATCTCCTCTCGCAGCAGCGCATCCCCACGGGGCGCGCGGTCCTGATCTCGCTCGTGCAGACCTTCCTCACCAACTTCACCCTGCTCTCCTTCATCGCCGTGGGCTTCGCGAGCCTGGTCCTCCGGCACGTGCTGCCCGGGGTGGCGCTCGTGGCGGCGAGCGTCGCGCTGGCACTCTTCACGGGGCTGCTCACTTACGCCGTGGTGCTCATGTATCACCGTCAGCTGCGCCGGCGGACGCTCTTCTTCGTCGCCAACACCGGACATCGTGTCCTCCGGCGAGTTGTCCCGCGCTGGACCCCGGGGCGCGTGCGCCTGTGGCGCTTCCAACACAACCTGAACCAGGGGCTCGAGTTCCTCCTCGACCGCAAGGATCGGATGCTCGCGCCCGCGGCGTGGATCATGCTCGACTGGGCGCTCACCATCGCCATCCTGTGGGCCGCGTTCCGCGCCGTCCGCTACCCCATCCCCCCGGGCCTCGTGGTGATCGGCTTCGCGGTCGGCATCTGCCTCTCGCTCGTGTCGCTCGTGCCGGGTGGGCTCGGCGTGATGGAGGGCTCGATGACGGCGGTCTTCGCGAGCCTCTCCGTGCCGTACGAGACCGCCTTCGTCGCCGTGCTGCTCTTCCGCCTCGCCTACTACGTGCTCCCGCTGCTCGTGAGCCTCTTCTTCTTCCACGGCATCATGCTCCAGGCGGTGCACTCCGTCGGCGCGCGTTCGGGCCCGGCGCGATTTGACACTCCCCTCCCCCCGTCGATATGA